One genomic segment of Musa acuminata AAA Group cultivar baxijiao chromosome BXJ3-3, Cavendish_Baxijiao_AAA, whole genome shotgun sequence includes these proteins:
- the LOC135632929 gene encoding uncharacterized protein LOC135632929 isoform X1, with product MAFSSLLPKSCSPFPSSLTNSIATPRLAPLRVSIRPQADGHRRGRSFLTNPISNPLHSRSAPARLSFRARAEGRRGKPEAPPPLPPSLPPERKSFAVATGELFLGLASLLVRSRGSAFVAVPPDAEVYVDGRGGSNGSVVEESVDGDVIWEQRSKDVEAEKERKKVTSPGFSFSAAGLLFPYHLGVAQFLLEKGYIKETTPLAGSSAGAVVCVVIASGKTMQEALMATKILAEDCRLKGTAFRLGAVLRDVLNDFLPDDVHTRSSGRIRVAITQLLWRPKGLLVDQFDSKEDLINAVFTSSFIPGYLAPRPATIYRNRLCIDGGLTLFIPPTSAPNTVRVCAFPASRLGLKGTGISPDCNPENRATPRQLFNWALEPADDHILDELYELGYLDASVWAKQNPVDTIVEDVNGHIRT from the exons ATGGccttctcctccctccttccCAAATCCTGCTCCCCTTTCCCCTCCTCCCTCACCAACTCCATCGCCACCCCTCGATTGGCGCCGCTCCGCGTCAGCATCCGCCCTCAGGCCGACGGCCACCGTCGGGGCCGCTCCTTCCTTACGAACCCTATCTCCAACCCTCTCCACTCTCGATCGGCGCCCGCCCGCCTCAGCTTTCGCGCTCGGGCTGAAGGCCGCCGTGGCAAACCCGAggcaccgccgccgctgcccccgTCCCTGCCCCCCGAGAGGAAGTCGTTCGCCGTGGCCACCGGCGAGCTCTTCTTGGGCCTCGCATCGTTGCTCGTCAGAAGCAGGGGCTCAGCTTTCGTCGCCGTGCCCCCTGACGCGGAGGTCTATGTTGACGGTAGAGGGGGTTCGAACGGCTCTGTGGTGGAGGAGTCGGTCGATGGAGATGTGATCTGGGAGCAGAGGTCGAAGGATGTGGAGGCCGAGAAGGAGCGAAAGAAGGTTACGAGCCCAGGGTTCAGTTTCTCCGCGGCTGGTTTACTGTTTCCCTACCATCTCGGGGTGGCTCAATTCCTTCTCGAGAAGGGGTACATTAAG GAAACCACACCACTTGCTGGCTCTTCAGCTGGTGCCGTAGTCTGTGTCGTAATTGCTTCTGGTAAAACCATGCAAGAAGCTCTGATGGCAACCAAGATTCTGGCTGAAGATTGCCGACTTAAAGGCACTGCATTTCGGCTTGGG gCAGTACTTAGGGATGTTCTGAATGATTTTCTTCCAGATGATGTGCACACTAGATCCAGTGGAAGAATTCGTG TTGCTATCACTCAATTATTGTGGAGGCCAAAGGGATTACTCGTGGACCAATTTGACTCCAAGGAAGATTTAATAAATGCAGTTTTTACGTCTTCCTTTATTCCAGG CTATCTAGCTCCTCGGCCAGCCACTATATACCGTAATCGATTATGCATTGATGGGGGTTTGACATTGTTTATACCGCCAACTTCTGCTCCAAATACG GTTCGTGTATGTGCTTTCCCTGCCAGTCGATTGGGACTGAAAGGGACTGGAATTAGCCCAGATTGCAATCCAGAAAACAGAGCTACTCCGCGACAG CTTTTCAATTGGGCCCTGGAACCTGCAGATGATCACATCCTGGATGAGCTATACGAGCTCGGATATCTAGATGCATCTGTCTGGGCCAAGCAGAATCCTGTGGATACAATTGTGGAAGATGTAAATGGTCATATCAGGACATAA
- the LOC135632411 gene encoding uncharacterized protein LOC135632411 isoform X1 — translation MALRLLPSTKGNSLGLPSTLSQGCRIRFCGSLHLAFPNHSPSSLPLLRVEARNDSRKESAKTRNRRMQRKYNGSATKPRLSVFCSNKQLYALLVDDQNKKTLFYASTLQRSIRGDPPCTSIEAARKVGEELIKACKDLNIFEISSYDRNGFARGERVAAFEIPISQHGFLLR, via the exons ATGGCTCTTCGGCTGCTTCCTTCCACAAAGGGGAACTCACTGGGGCTGCCTTCAACGCTCTCCCAAGGATGTAGGATCCGGTTCTGTGGTAGTCTTCACCTCGCCTTTCCCAATCATTCCC CGTCCTCCCTGCCATTACTTCGGGTCGAAGCGAGGAATGATTCCCGAAAAGAGAGCGCAAAGACAAGGAACCGTAGGATGCAAAGAAAG TACAATGGCTCGGCTACGAAGCCCAGGCTCTCTGTTTTCTGCTCCAACAAACAACTATATGCATTGCTGGTTGATGATCAAAACAAGAAGACTCTTTTCTATGCGAGCACATTGCAAAGATCCATTCGTGGAGATCCTCCATGTACCAGTATA GAAGCCGCTCGAAAGGTCGGGGAGGAGCTCATCAAAGCATGCAAGGATTTGAATATTTTCGAAATATCATCTTACGATCGCAATGGATTTGCCAGGGGAGAAAGAGTGGCAGCATTTGAGATACCAATCTCACAACATGGGTTCTTATTAAGATAA
- the LOC135632929 gene encoding uncharacterized protein LOC135632929 isoform X2, which produces MAFSSLLPKSCSPFPSSLTNSIATPRLAPLRVSIRPQADGHRRGRSFLTNPISNPLHSRSAPARLSFRARAEGRRGKPEAPPPLPPSLPPERKSFAVATGELFLGLASLLVRSRGSAFVAVPPDAEVYVDGRGGSNGSVVEESVDGDVIWEQRSKDVEAEKERKKVTSPGFSFSAAGLLFPYHLGVAQFLLEKGYIKETTPLAGSSAGAVVCVVIASGKTMQEALMATKILAEDCRLKGTAFRLGAVLRDVLNDFLPDDVHTRSSGRIRVAITQLLWRPKGLLVDQFDSKEDLINAVFTSSFIPGYLAPRPATIYRNRLCIDGGLTLFIPPTSAPNTVRVCAFPASRLGLKGTGISPDCNPENRATPRQMITSWMSYTSSDI; this is translated from the exons ATGGccttctcctccctccttccCAAATCCTGCTCCCCTTTCCCCTCCTCCCTCACCAACTCCATCGCCACCCCTCGATTGGCGCCGCTCCGCGTCAGCATCCGCCCTCAGGCCGACGGCCACCGTCGGGGCCGCTCCTTCCTTACGAACCCTATCTCCAACCCTCTCCACTCTCGATCGGCGCCCGCCCGCCTCAGCTTTCGCGCTCGGGCTGAAGGCCGCCGTGGCAAACCCGAggcaccgccgccgctgcccccgTCCCTGCCCCCCGAGAGGAAGTCGTTCGCCGTGGCCACCGGCGAGCTCTTCTTGGGCCTCGCATCGTTGCTCGTCAGAAGCAGGGGCTCAGCTTTCGTCGCCGTGCCCCCTGACGCGGAGGTCTATGTTGACGGTAGAGGGGGTTCGAACGGCTCTGTGGTGGAGGAGTCGGTCGATGGAGATGTGATCTGGGAGCAGAGGTCGAAGGATGTGGAGGCCGAGAAGGAGCGAAAGAAGGTTACGAGCCCAGGGTTCAGTTTCTCCGCGGCTGGTTTACTGTTTCCCTACCATCTCGGGGTGGCTCAATTCCTTCTCGAGAAGGGGTACATTAAG GAAACCACACCACTTGCTGGCTCTTCAGCTGGTGCCGTAGTCTGTGTCGTAATTGCTTCTGGTAAAACCATGCAAGAAGCTCTGATGGCAACCAAGATTCTGGCTGAAGATTGCCGACTTAAAGGCACTGCATTTCGGCTTGGG gCAGTACTTAGGGATGTTCTGAATGATTTTCTTCCAGATGATGTGCACACTAGATCCAGTGGAAGAATTCGTG TTGCTATCACTCAATTATTGTGGAGGCCAAAGGGATTACTCGTGGACCAATTTGACTCCAAGGAAGATTTAATAAATGCAGTTTTTACGTCTTCCTTTATTCCAGG CTATCTAGCTCCTCGGCCAGCCACTATATACCGTAATCGATTATGCATTGATGGGGGTTTGACATTGTTTATACCGCCAACTTCTGCTCCAAATACG GTTCGTGTATGTGCTTTCCCTGCCAGTCGATTGGGACTGAAAGGGACTGGAATTAGCCCAGATTGCAATCCAGAAAACAGAGCTACTCCGCGACAG ATGATCACATCCTGGATGAGCTATACGAGCTCGGATATCTAG
- the LOC135632411 gene encoding large ribosomal subunit protein uL18c-like isoform X2 codes for MALRLLPSTKGNSLGLPSTLSQGCRIRFCGSLHLAFPNHSPSSLPLLRVEARNDSRKESAKTRNRRMQRKYNGSATKPRLSVFCSNKQLYALLVDDQNKKTLFYASTLQRSIRGDPPCTSIVSEPKHCRKPLERSGRSSSKHARI; via the exons ATGGCTCTTCGGCTGCTTCCTTCCACAAAGGGGAACTCACTGGGGCTGCCTTCAACGCTCTCCCAAGGATGTAGGATCCGGTTCTGTGGTAGTCTTCACCTCGCCTTTCCCAATCATTCCC CGTCCTCCCTGCCATTACTTCGGGTCGAAGCGAGGAATGATTCCCGAAAAGAGAGCGCAAAGACAAGGAACCGTAGGATGCAAAGAAAG TACAATGGCTCGGCTACGAAGCCCAGGCTCTCTGTTTTCTGCTCCAACAAACAACTATATGCATTGCTGGTTGATGATCAAAACAAGAAGACTCTTTTCTATGCGAGCACATTGCAAAGATCCATTCGTGGAGATCCTCCATGTACCAGTATAGTAAGTGAACCTAAACATTGCAG GAAGCCGCTCGAAAGGTCGGGGAGGAGCTCATCAAAGCATGCAAGGATTTGA
- the LOC135586810 gene encoding phosphatidylinositol 4-phosphate 5-kinase 1-like isoform X2 produces the protein MSYEHGESHAEKVLSNGDVYVGDFNGLLPHGMGRYTWLNGTIYDGQWEKNKITGRGKILWPSGAAYEGEISGGFLHGSGSLFGFDGSIYKGSWMMNRQHGKGIKTYSNLDEYDGFWREGLQEGFGTHKWSNGNTYSGNWKAGKMSGKGVMKWSNGDLFDGDWLDGLENGSGYYKYADGSLYVGIWSRGLKDGHGTFFPTGSRTPCQLTYSKSIVCGNKVQSLGPASIFSNERPVSKMLSKRSTVNRWSMNGCLRSTKRISHRPSSLDGIWNVNDACVSSSSENTSHTLCSTDESQLELLDDRILVYDREYMQGVLITERMRYCDFGRPQRAKWHCKMSKQPKRPGETIYGGHRSYYLMLNLQLGIRYTVGKITPVPMREVRSSDFGPRARIQMYFPSRGSQFTPPHNSVGFFWKDYCPMVFRNLREMFKIDAADYMMSVCGGDGLKELSSPGKSGSIFYLSQDERFLIKTLRKYELKILLKMLPNYYGHVGAYENTLITKFFGLHRLTIKGRKVRFVVMGNMFRTELRIHRRYDLKGSSHGRSTSKHNINENTTLKDLDLSYVFNLEKSWRESLFRQISLDCKFLESQSIIDYSMLLGLHFRAPEHLKAYSKSQNLLKHSANSADDNADIQLRDEVKTPPKGLRLVAHEPSSVSSLPGSHIRGSTLRASAADNKEVDLLLPGTGRLRVQLGVNMPAEANWKPLHNKGLHSAEFNPVEVYDVVLYFGIIDILQEYNMTKKFEHCCKSLKCDPLSISAVAPKMYSKRFVEFLEKVFPD, from the exons ATGAGCTATGAGCATGGTGAAAG TCATGCTGAGAAGGTTCTCTCAAACGGAGATGTCTATGTTGGAGATTTTAATGGTTTGCTTCCTCATGGAATGGGGAGATATACATGGTTGAATGGAACTATCTATGATGGTCAATGGGAGAAAAACAAAATTACTGGCAGAGGAAAGATACTCTGGCCATCAGGAGCTGCATATGAAGGTGAAATTAGTGGAGGTTTCCTCCATGGATCTGGTAGTCTTTTTGGATTTGATGGATCAATTTATAAAGGTTCATGGATGATGAACAGACAACATGGAAAGGGAATCAAAACTTACTCTAATTTAGATGAATATGATGGTTTCTGGAGGGAAGGGTTGCAAGAAGGTTTCGGCACACACAAATGGAGTAATGGAAACACTTATAGTGGCAATTGGAAGGCTGGGAAGATGAGTGGTAAAGGGGTCATGAAGTGGTCAAATGGTGATCTCTTTGATGGTGATTGGTTAGATGGATTAGAAAATGGATCTGGCTATTATAAATATGCTGATGGGTCACTTTATGTTGGAATCTGGAGCAGAGGGCTAAAAGATGGACATGGAACCTTTTTTCCAACTGGAAGCAGAACACCTTGTCAACTTACTTATTCTAAATCTATTGTGTGTGGTAATAAAGTGCAAAGTCTTGGTCCTGCTTCAATTTTTAGTAATGAAAGACCCGTGAGTAAAATGTTGTCTAAAAGAAGCACAGTCAATAGATGGAGCATGAATGGTTGTCTCCGAAGTACTAAACGGATATCACATAGGCCGTCTTCCCTTGATGGCATCTGGAATGTTAATGATGCTTGTGTTAGCAGTTCATCGGAGAACACATCTCATACATTATGTTCAACTGATGAAAGTCAACTTGAGCTCCTAGATGACAGAATTTTAGTTTACGATAGAGAGTACATGCAAGGAGTTTTAATAACAGAAAGAATGAGATATTGTGACTTTGGAAGACCACAAAGGGCTAAATGGCACTGCAAAATGAGCAAGCAACCAAAGAGACCTGGTGAAACTATTTACGGAGGTCACAGGAGCTACTATCTGATGCTAAACTTGCAACTTGGAATTAG GTACACGGTTGGGAAAATCACACCCGTGCCTATGCGTGAAGTCCGTTCTTCGGATTTTGGGCCTCGAGCTAGAATACAAATGTACTTCCCGAGCAGAGGCTCCCAATTTACACCTCCACACAACTCGGTGGGTTTCTTTTGGAAGGACTACTGTCCAATGGTTTTTAG GAACCTTCGTGAAATGTTCAAGATAGATGCTGCTGACTATATGATGTCGGTATGTGGAGGTGACGGTCTCAAGGAGCTTTCTTCTCCAGGAAAAAGTGGCAGCATCTTTTATCTTTCACAAGATGAAAGATTTTTAATAAAGACCCTCAGAAAATATGAACTTAAG ATTCTACTGAAGATGCTTCCCAACTATTATGGTCATGTTGGAGCTTATGAGAATACCCTGATAACAAAATTTTTTGGTCTTCATAGACTGACcataaaaggaaggaag GTTCGCTTTGTTGTTATGGGGAATATGTTCCGCACAGAACTGCGAATTCACCGTCGGTATGACTTGAAGGGTTCATCTCATGGGAGATCTACAAGCAAGCATAATATTAATGAGAACACAACATTGAAAGATCTTGACCTCTCATATGTCTTCAATTTAGAGAAATCATGGCGTGAGTCGCTTTTTAG ACAAATCTCTCTAGATTGCAAGTTCCTAGAATCACAATCTATAATTGATTATAGCATGTTGTTGGGACTGCATTTTAGAGCTCCTGAACATCTGAAGGCTTATTCAAAATCTCAGAATTTACTGAAGCATAGTGCAAATTCAGCAGATGATAACG CTGATATTCAATTACGTGATGAAGTCAAAACTCCACCAAAGGGTTTACGCTTGGTCGCTCATGAACCAAGTTCTGTCAGTAGCCTGCCAGGTTCACACATACGAGGCAGCACCTTAAGAGCATCTGCAGCGGACAATAAGGAAGTTGATCTTCTTTTGCCTGGTACAGGAAG gTTGCGTGTACAACTAGGGGTGAACATGCCAGCTGAAGCTAATTGGAAGCCTCTTCACAACAAAGGGCTACATTCAGCAGAATTTAATCCTGTTGAGGTCTATGATGTTGTTCTCTATTTTGGGATCATAGACATATTGCAGGAGTACAACATGACCAAGAAATTtgaacattgctgcaaatcactcaAGTGCGACCCGCTATCGATCTCTGCTGTTGCACCAAAGATGTATTCAAAACGAtttgttgagttcctggagaaaGTTTTCCCGGATTAG
- the LOC135633470 gene encoding WAT1-related protein At1g21890-like, giving the protein MGVGEVWRSVRPYLAMVFLQFGYAGMYVVSVVSLKQGMSHYVLVVYRNAIAAAVIGPFALWFERKGRPKMTLPIFLKIMALALLEPVLDQNFYYMGTKNTSASFSSALYNILPAVTFVNAIILRMEIIDIKKRRSQAKIFGTAVTVMGALIMILYKGPIMEFVWNRGRHHRAEAAALSDAHWLAGTFMLLFSCFCWSAFFILQSHTLKAYPAELSLSTLICVLGAGQGGAVALFMERGVKPWSIGFDMRLFTAIYSGIMCTGMAYYLQAVVMKERGPVFVTAFSPLCMIIVAFMGSTILAEEIALGRVIGAVVIVIGLYSLIWGKSADHLSQSTDNSGGKKHGALELPKSVDDAMAANSVDFVAIVDIPPAKKP; this is encoded by the exons ATGGGTGTCGGTGAGGTTTGGAGGAGTGTGAGACCGTACTTGGCCATGGTGTTCTTGCAGTTTGGCTACGCAGGCATGTACGTGGTCTCGGTGGTCTCGCTCAAGCAGGGCATGAGCCATTACGTGCTTGTCGTCTACCGCAACGCCATCGCCGCCGCTGTCATCGGTCCATTCGCGCTGTGGTTCGAAAG GAAAGGCAGGCCCAAGATGACACTCCCCATCTTCCTCAAGATCATGGCTCTCGCACTGCTGGA GCCAGTGCTGGACCAAAACTTCTACTACATGGGCACCAAGAACACATCGGCAAGCTTCTCCTCTGCTCTCTACAACATCCTGCCTGCGGTCACATTCGTGAACGCCATTATTCTGAG AATGGAGATAATAGATATCAAGAAGCGGCGTAGTCAGGCGAAGATCTTTGGGACCGCGGTGACGGTGATGGGTGCGCTGATCATGATACTGTACAAAGGTCCGATCATGGAGTTCGTGTGGAACAGAGGGCGCCACCACCGTGCTGAGGCTGCCGCCCTGAGCGATGCGCACTGGCTCGCCGGCACCTTCATGCTACTCTTCAGCTGCTTCTGCTGGTCTGCTTTCTTCATACTCCAA TCGCATACCTTGAAGGCGTACCCTGCAGAGCTCTCCTTGAGCACCTTGATATGCGTCTTGGGCGCTGGACAAGGTGGCGCAGTGGCTCTCTTCATGGAACGCGGCGTCAAGCCTTGGTCGATAGGGTTCGACATGAGACTCTTCACCGCCATCTACTCG GGCATCATGTGCACGGGGATGGCATATTATCTACAGGCCGTGGTAATGAAGGAGAGAGGGCCCGTCTTCGTGACCGCCTTCAGCCCTCTCTGCATGATCATAGTGGCCTTCATGGGCTCCACCATTCTTGCAGAGGAGATCGCTCTCGGGAG GGTGATCGGCGCGGTTGTCATAGTCATCGGCCTTTACTCTCTTATATGGGGGAAGAGCGCCGACCATTTGAGCCAGTCCACGGACAACTCCGGTGGAAAAAAGCATGGCGCACTCGAGCTACCCAAGTCCGTCGACGACGCCATGGCCGCCAACTCCGTCGACTTCGTCGCCATCGTCGACATCCCACCTGCGAAGAAACCTTGA
- the LOC135586810 gene encoding phosphatidylinositol 4-phosphate 5-kinase 1-like isoform X1 — protein MNISLESIAGASMSYEHGESHAEKVLSNGDVYVGDFNGLLPHGMGRYTWLNGTIYDGQWEKNKITGRGKILWPSGAAYEGEISGGFLHGSGSLFGFDGSIYKGSWMMNRQHGKGIKTYSNLDEYDGFWREGLQEGFGTHKWSNGNTYSGNWKAGKMSGKGVMKWSNGDLFDGDWLDGLENGSGYYKYADGSLYVGIWSRGLKDGHGTFFPTGSRTPCQLTYSKSIVCGNKVQSLGPASIFSNERPVSKMLSKRSTVNRWSMNGCLRSTKRISHRPSSLDGIWNVNDACVSSSSENTSHTLCSTDESQLELLDDRILVYDREYMQGVLITERMRYCDFGRPQRAKWHCKMSKQPKRPGETIYGGHRSYYLMLNLQLGIRYTVGKITPVPMREVRSSDFGPRARIQMYFPSRGSQFTPPHNSVGFFWKDYCPMVFRNLREMFKIDAADYMMSVCGGDGLKELSSPGKSGSIFYLSQDERFLIKTLRKYELKILLKMLPNYYGHVGAYENTLITKFFGLHRLTIKGRKVRFVVMGNMFRTELRIHRRYDLKGSSHGRSTSKHNINENTTLKDLDLSYVFNLEKSWRESLFRQISLDCKFLESQSIIDYSMLLGLHFRAPEHLKAYSKSQNLLKHSANSADDNADIQLRDEVKTPPKGLRLVAHEPSSVSSLPGSHIRGSTLRASAADNKEVDLLLPGTGRLRVQLGVNMPAEANWKPLHNKGLHSAEFNPVEVYDVVLYFGIIDILQEYNMTKKFEHCCKSLKCDPLSISAVAPKMYSKRFVEFLEKVFPD, from the exons ATGAACATTTCTTTGGAATCTATTGCAGGTGCAAGTATGAGCTATGAGCATGGTGAAAG TCATGCTGAGAAGGTTCTCTCAAACGGAGATGTCTATGTTGGAGATTTTAATGGTTTGCTTCCTCATGGAATGGGGAGATATACATGGTTGAATGGAACTATCTATGATGGTCAATGGGAGAAAAACAAAATTACTGGCAGAGGAAAGATACTCTGGCCATCAGGAGCTGCATATGAAGGTGAAATTAGTGGAGGTTTCCTCCATGGATCTGGTAGTCTTTTTGGATTTGATGGATCAATTTATAAAGGTTCATGGATGATGAACAGACAACATGGAAAGGGAATCAAAACTTACTCTAATTTAGATGAATATGATGGTTTCTGGAGGGAAGGGTTGCAAGAAGGTTTCGGCACACACAAATGGAGTAATGGAAACACTTATAGTGGCAATTGGAAGGCTGGGAAGATGAGTGGTAAAGGGGTCATGAAGTGGTCAAATGGTGATCTCTTTGATGGTGATTGGTTAGATGGATTAGAAAATGGATCTGGCTATTATAAATATGCTGATGGGTCACTTTATGTTGGAATCTGGAGCAGAGGGCTAAAAGATGGACATGGAACCTTTTTTCCAACTGGAAGCAGAACACCTTGTCAACTTACTTATTCTAAATCTATTGTGTGTGGTAATAAAGTGCAAAGTCTTGGTCCTGCTTCAATTTTTAGTAATGAAAGACCCGTGAGTAAAATGTTGTCTAAAAGAAGCACAGTCAATAGATGGAGCATGAATGGTTGTCTCCGAAGTACTAAACGGATATCACATAGGCCGTCTTCCCTTGATGGCATCTGGAATGTTAATGATGCTTGTGTTAGCAGTTCATCGGAGAACACATCTCATACATTATGTTCAACTGATGAAAGTCAACTTGAGCTCCTAGATGACAGAATTTTAGTTTACGATAGAGAGTACATGCAAGGAGTTTTAATAACAGAAAGAATGAGATATTGTGACTTTGGAAGACCACAAAGGGCTAAATGGCACTGCAAAATGAGCAAGCAACCAAAGAGACCTGGTGAAACTATTTACGGAGGTCACAGGAGCTACTATCTGATGCTAAACTTGCAACTTGGAATTAG GTACACGGTTGGGAAAATCACACCCGTGCCTATGCGTGAAGTCCGTTCTTCGGATTTTGGGCCTCGAGCTAGAATACAAATGTACTTCCCGAGCAGAGGCTCCCAATTTACACCTCCACACAACTCGGTGGGTTTCTTTTGGAAGGACTACTGTCCAATGGTTTTTAG GAACCTTCGTGAAATGTTCAAGATAGATGCTGCTGACTATATGATGTCGGTATGTGGAGGTGACGGTCTCAAGGAGCTTTCTTCTCCAGGAAAAAGTGGCAGCATCTTTTATCTTTCACAAGATGAAAGATTTTTAATAAAGACCCTCAGAAAATATGAACTTAAG ATTCTACTGAAGATGCTTCCCAACTATTATGGTCATGTTGGAGCTTATGAGAATACCCTGATAACAAAATTTTTTGGTCTTCATAGACTGACcataaaaggaaggaag GTTCGCTTTGTTGTTATGGGGAATATGTTCCGCACAGAACTGCGAATTCACCGTCGGTATGACTTGAAGGGTTCATCTCATGGGAGATCTACAAGCAAGCATAATATTAATGAGAACACAACATTGAAAGATCTTGACCTCTCATATGTCTTCAATTTAGAGAAATCATGGCGTGAGTCGCTTTTTAG ACAAATCTCTCTAGATTGCAAGTTCCTAGAATCACAATCTATAATTGATTATAGCATGTTGTTGGGACTGCATTTTAGAGCTCCTGAACATCTGAAGGCTTATTCAAAATCTCAGAATTTACTGAAGCATAGTGCAAATTCAGCAGATGATAACG CTGATATTCAATTACGTGATGAAGTCAAAACTCCACCAAAGGGTTTACGCTTGGTCGCTCATGAACCAAGTTCTGTCAGTAGCCTGCCAGGTTCACACATACGAGGCAGCACCTTAAGAGCATCTGCAGCGGACAATAAGGAAGTTGATCTTCTTTTGCCTGGTACAGGAAG gTTGCGTGTACAACTAGGGGTGAACATGCCAGCTGAAGCTAATTGGAAGCCTCTTCACAACAAAGGGCTACATTCAGCAGAATTTAATCCTGTTGAGGTCTATGATGTTGTTCTCTATTTTGGGATCATAGACATATTGCAGGAGTACAACATGACCAAGAAATTtgaacattgctgcaaatcactcaAGTGCGACCCGCTATCGATCTCTGCTGTTGCACCAAAGATGTATTCAAAACGAtttgttgagttcctggagaaaGTTTTCCCGGATTAG
- the LOC135632929 gene encoding uncharacterized protein LOC135632929 isoform X3 gives MAFSSLLPKSCSPFPSSLTNSIATPRLAPLRVSIRPQADGHRRGRSFLTNPISNPLHSRSAPARLSFRARAEGRRGKPEAPPPLPPSLPPERKSFAVATGELFLGLASLLVRSRGSAFVAVPPDAEVYVDGRGGSNGSVVEESVDGDVIWEQRSKDVEAEKERKKVTSPGFSFSAAGLLFPYHLGVAQFLLEKGYIKAVLRDVLNDFLPDDVHTRSSGRIRVAITQLLWRPKGLLVDQFDSKEDLINAVFTSSFIPGYLAPRPATIYRNRLCIDGGLTLFIPPTSAPNTVRVCAFPASRLGLKGTGISPDCNPENRATPRQLFNWALEPADDHILDELYELGYLDASVWAKQNPVDTIVEDVNGHIRT, from the exons ATGGccttctcctccctccttccCAAATCCTGCTCCCCTTTCCCCTCCTCCCTCACCAACTCCATCGCCACCCCTCGATTGGCGCCGCTCCGCGTCAGCATCCGCCCTCAGGCCGACGGCCACCGTCGGGGCCGCTCCTTCCTTACGAACCCTATCTCCAACCCTCTCCACTCTCGATCGGCGCCCGCCCGCCTCAGCTTTCGCGCTCGGGCTGAAGGCCGCCGTGGCAAACCCGAggcaccgccgccgctgcccccgTCCCTGCCCCCCGAGAGGAAGTCGTTCGCCGTGGCCACCGGCGAGCTCTTCTTGGGCCTCGCATCGTTGCTCGTCAGAAGCAGGGGCTCAGCTTTCGTCGCCGTGCCCCCTGACGCGGAGGTCTATGTTGACGGTAGAGGGGGTTCGAACGGCTCTGTGGTGGAGGAGTCGGTCGATGGAGATGTGATCTGGGAGCAGAGGTCGAAGGATGTGGAGGCCGAGAAGGAGCGAAAGAAGGTTACGAGCCCAGGGTTCAGTTTCTCCGCGGCTGGTTTACTGTTTCCCTACCATCTCGGGGTGGCTCAATTCCTTCTCGAGAAGGGGTACATTAAG gCAGTACTTAGGGATGTTCTGAATGATTTTCTTCCAGATGATGTGCACACTAGATCCAGTGGAAGAATTCGTG TTGCTATCACTCAATTATTGTGGAGGCCAAAGGGATTACTCGTGGACCAATTTGACTCCAAGGAAGATTTAATAAATGCAGTTTTTACGTCTTCCTTTATTCCAGG CTATCTAGCTCCTCGGCCAGCCACTATATACCGTAATCGATTATGCATTGATGGGGGTTTGACATTGTTTATACCGCCAACTTCTGCTCCAAATACG GTTCGTGTATGTGCTTTCCCTGCCAGTCGATTGGGACTGAAAGGGACTGGAATTAGCCCAGATTGCAATCCAGAAAACAGAGCTACTCCGCGACAG CTTTTCAATTGGGCCCTGGAACCTGCAGATGATCACATCCTGGATGAGCTATACGAGCTCGGATATCTAGATGCATCTGTCTGGGCCAAGCAGAATCCTGTGGATACAATTGTGGAAGATGTAAATGGTCATATCAGGACATAA